One genomic region from Clostridiales bacterium encodes:
- the rpmE gene encoding 50S ribosomal protein L31, whose translation MKENLHPDYHEVTVVCACGATFVTGSTQKGDTVKVDICSKCHPFYTGKQKQAETGGRVARFNERSGKSGK comes from the coding sequence ATGAAAGAGAATCTTCATCCCGATTATCACGAAGTAACCGTTGTTTGCGCTTGCGGCGCAACGTTCGTCACCGGTTCCACCCAAAAGGGCGATACCGTTAAGGTCGATATTTGCTCCAAGTGCCATCCGTTCTACACCGGCAAGCAGAAGCAAGCCGAAACGGGCGGTCGCGTAGCGCGCTTCAACGAGCGTTCGGGCAAGTCCGGCAAATAG
- a CDS encoding alcohol dehydrogenase catalytic domain-containing protein, which produces MKAYRIHSPHTIKLEEMDAMPVGENCVKLKNLMCSITPIDLAVYEGRREARLPIIPVRQCVGFVSEVGESVTGIARGNRVVTYSSASCHNCKACKDGRFYDCEKPSLFGANEDGFLSDFSVVSANDVYLIPDRLKDEEAIFIENIALALNALSHLQVEKGDQLVIMGATVDGIILAQVAMYYQAVPIVVDMNEEMLSLAQKAGVYFTVNAVNEDARKKILSLTGGRMASSCAYLTSSDMPVSSICDYTARRGKVAIIGRATKSDLPITVSALLEKNLDMFTVVDCGKNYQTAINLLANHTVQVESLYEQIADFDNVPEIYDRLCANGTDNTLKTLIKIK; this is translated from the coding sequence ATGAAAGCGTATAGGATACATTCTCCTCATACAATCAAGCTCGAAGAAATGGACGCCATGCCGGTGGGCGAGAACTGCGTTAAGCTTAAAAACTTGATGTGCTCGATCACCCCGATCGACCTCGCGGTATACGAGGGTCGGCGCGAAGCGCGACTGCCTATCATACCCGTTAGGCAGTGCGTTGGGTTCGTGTCAGAGGTAGGCGAAAGCGTTACGGGCATTGCACGCGGAAACCGCGTAGTGACCTATTCGTCGGCGAGCTGTCACAACTGCAAGGCGTGCAAGGACGGCAGGTTTTACGATTGCGAAAAACCCTCGCTGTTCGGCGCGAACGAGGACGGGTTTTTGAGCGATTTCTCGGTCGTATCCGCCAACGACGTCTATCTTATTCCCGACAGGCTGAAAGACGAGGAAGCGATCTTCATTGAGAATATCGCGCTCGCGCTCAACGCATTGTCGCACCTTCAAGTGGAGAAGGGCGACCAGCTCGTTATTATGGGCGCGACGGTCGACGGCATCATTCTGGCGCAGGTCGCAATGTACTACCAAGCCGTTCCCATCGTCGTAGACATGAACGAGGAAATGCTCTCGCTTGCGCAAAAGGCGGGCGTGTACTTTACCGTAAACGCCGTCAACGAGGACGCGCGTAAAAAGATACTGTCGCTTACGGGCGGGCGCATGGCGTCGTCGTGCGCGTACCTTACAAGCTCGGATATGCCTGTGTCGAGTATTTGCGACTACACGGCGCGCCGCGGCAAGGTTGCTATCATAGGCAGAGCGACCAAGAGCGATCTTCCTATAACGGTCAGCGCTTTGCTCGAAAAAAACCTCGATATGTTCACCGTAGTCGACTGCGGCAAGAACTATCAAACGGCTATCAACCTTTTGGCAAACCATACCGTTCAGGTCGAATCGCTGTACGAGCAGATCGCCGATTTCGATAACGTTCCCGAAATTTACGACAGGCTTTGTGCGAACGGCACGGATAACACGCTCAAAACGCTTATCAAAATAAAATAA